From Pirellulales bacterium, one genomic window encodes:
- a CDS encoding class I SAM-dependent methyltransferase gives MSHSSTSLPPPIEPSQFPVPQQRLGQVGSPQSRPSRRRRKVINRLVETKVWKKVPYQEYQEHVRRVYAGPKGALLWACSLVSLHAPLGDRMFRQRRFDLRGRKRILDVGSGAGQIVQHLLKYADEDAAIVGSDLSSEMLRRAQGRLKSGRPQFLSADLSRLPFADGAFDCITCGYVLEHLPEARPGLSEMARVLAPGGRMLLLTTEDSFGGAWTSRLFLCRTYNRQELLNICREVGLEPVQELWLSDIHKKLRAGGICLELRRV, from the coding sequence ATGTCGCACAGTTCCACGTCGCTTCCTCCGCCGATCGAGCCTTCCCAGTTCCCAGTTCCGCAACAACGATTAGGGCAGGTTGGGTCTCCGCAGTCGAGACCTTCTCGGCGGCGTCGAAAAGTCATCAACCGCCTGGTCGAAACGAAAGTCTGGAAGAAAGTTCCGTATCAGGAATATCAAGAACACGTGCGCCGGGTATATGCCGGACCGAAAGGGGCGCTGTTGTGGGCCTGCAGCTTGGTGTCGCTGCATGCTCCGCTGGGAGATCGGATGTTCCGCCAGCGGCGATTTGATTTGCGCGGCCGCAAACGCATTTTGGATGTGGGCAGCGGCGCCGGCCAAATTGTGCAGCACTTGTTGAAATACGCCGACGAAGATGCCGCCATCGTGGGCTCGGATCTTTCCTCGGAGATGCTCCGGCGAGCGCAAGGACGGTTAAAAAGCGGACGGCCGCAATTTCTCTCCGCGGATTTATCGCGCCTTCCCTTTGCCGACGGCGCTTTCGATTGCATCACCTGTGGCTACGTCTTGGAGCACCTGCCCGAAGCGCGGCCGGGCTTGTCGGAAATGGCCCGCGTATTGGCGCCCGGCGGCCGGATGCTGCTGCTGACGACCGAAGACAGTTTTGGCGGCGCGTGGACCAGCCGGTTGTTTTTGTGCCGCACATATAACCGGCAGGAACTGCTGAACATTTGCCGCGAAGTGGGCTTGGAGCCAGTGCAAGAACTCTGGCTTTCCGATATTCACAAAAAGCTGCGCGCCGGCGGCATTTGCTTAGAACTCCGCCGGGTGTGA
- a CDS encoding VWA domain-containing protein, which yields MDFLPALSAWQWALLLAVPPAIVALYFLKLRRQPLEVPSTYLWQKSVEDLRVNSLWQRIRQNLLLYLQLLLLLLVILALLRPGWRSGELTGGRYILLIDNSASMNATDVAPTRLDEAKKQSLAMVDEMHSGDQAMIICFSDVARVEQGWTNYRHDLRQAVENIHPTHRTTSIEEALRAAAGLANPTRTTDENQKEIRPAKLFIFSDGKFPPVEGFSLGNLEPVFVPIGKQTAENVGIVAFSVRRNEQRENQLEAFGSLQNFGQEEITAPVDLLLNGNGIDASTVHIKPGETAGVSFRLGDIDSGVLELRLTQADALPDDNRAWAAVNSSRRPKVLLVTPGNEALEMALATSRVGEMAEVSQAKPAVLTTPEHQRAAAAGAFDLIIYDRCQPTQMPRANTLFIGAIPLPSSETTLVPANGNTPPGNSTNASGGASAGGKTNPVAAASGTGWSLGAPVVYPQIIDADRSHPLMQWLDLGDVDIGEARPVTPPAGGTRLIDSNKGTLLAIAPREGFEDAVLGFEIYTTDKEGEQVPNTTWPIRRSFPAFVYAVLGYLGGASGLQTGETIKPGQPITLKSDTPIDELTVRTPQGLAETVPRSQGGGFHFNETGELGSYEVSAGKKLVQRFTVNLFDPLESNLATAKDESIHIGHVTVVGQAGYEPVRQEIWKWLAVAGLAVLLLEWYIYNRRVYV from the coding sequence ATGGACTTTCTTCCCGCACTTTCGGCCTGGCAATGGGCACTGCTGTTGGCGGTGCCGCCGGCAATTGTGGCGCTGTATTTTCTCAAGCTGCGACGGCAGCCGCTGGAAGTGCCCAGCACGTATTTGTGGCAAAAATCGGTTGAAGATTTGCGCGTCAACAGCCTGTGGCAGCGGATTCGGCAGAATCTGTTGCTGTATTTGCAATTGCTGCTGTTGCTGTTGGTCATTCTGGCTTTGCTCCGGCCCGGATGGCGCAGCGGCGAATTGACTGGCGGGCGATACATTCTGTTGATCGACAATTCCGCCAGCATGAACGCCACCGACGTAGCGCCCACACGGTTGGATGAAGCGAAGAAGCAATCGCTGGCGATGGTCGACGAAATGCACAGCGGCGATCAGGCCATGATCATCTGCTTTTCCGACGTGGCGCGGGTCGAACAGGGATGGACTAACTACCGGCACGACTTGCGGCAAGCCGTGGAAAATATTCACCCCACGCATCGGACTACTTCCATTGAAGAGGCCTTGCGAGCCGCCGCCGGTTTGGCCAACCCCACGCGCACGACCGACGAAAATCAAAAAGAAATCAGGCCAGCCAAGTTGTTCATTTTCAGCGATGGCAAATTTCCGCCGGTGGAAGGCTTTTCGCTGGGCAACTTGGAGCCCGTGTTTGTGCCGATTGGAAAACAGACGGCGGAAAACGTGGGCATTGTGGCCTTTAGCGTGCGGCGGAACGAACAGCGCGAAAATCAATTGGAAGCCTTCGGCAGCTTGCAAAACTTCGGTCAAGAAGAAATTACCGCCCCCGTCGATTTGCTGCTGAATGGAAATGGCATTGACGCATCGACGGTGCATATCAAGCCCGGCGAAACCGCTGGCGTGTCGTTTCGCTTGGGCGATATTGATTCCGGCGTGCTGGAACTGCGGCTCACCCAGGCCGACGCTTTGCCCGACGACAACCGCGCTTGGGCGGCGGTCAATTCTTCCCGGCGGCCAAAAGTGTTGCTCGTCACGCCCGGCAACGAAGCGCTGGAGATGGCGCTGGCGACGTCGCGGGTTGGCGAAATGGCCGAAGTTTCCCAGGCCAAGCCTGCCGTGCTGACGACCCCAGAGCATCAGCGTGCCGCAGCGGCCGGCGCATTCGATTTAATTATTTACGATCGCTGTCAGCCGACGCAAATGCCGCGGGCCAACACGCTGTTCATTGGCGCCATCCCGCTGCCCAGCAGCGAGACCACCCTTGTGCCGGCAAATGGAAACACACCGCCTGGCAATTCGACCAACGCATCTGGCGGCGCGTCTGCCGGCGGCAAGACAAACCCAGTGGCGGCCGCCAGCGGCACGGGGTGGTCGCTAGGCGCGCCGGTGGTTTATCCGCAGATTATTGATGCGGACCGTTCGCACCCGCTAATGCAATGGCTCGATTTGGGCGATGTCGACATCGGAGAAGCCCGACCCGTCACGCCTCCTGCCGGCGGCACGCGGCTCATCGATTCCAACAAAGGCACGTTACTTGCAATCGCTCCGCGGGAAGGTTTTGAGGATGCGGTGCTGGGGTTCGAAATTTACACGACCGATAAAGAGGGCGAGCAAGTGCCCAACACCACCTGGCCAATTCGTCGCAGTTTCCCGGCGTTTGTCTATGCCGTATTGGGTTATTTAGGCGGAGCTAGCGGCTTGCAGACGGGTGAAACCATTAAGCCTGGCCAGCCGATAACACTTAAGAGCGACACGCCGATCGACGAATTGACGGTCCGCACACCGCAGGGCCTGGCCGAAACGGTGCCGCGGAGCCAAGGGGGTGGGTTCCACTTCAACGAGACCGGCGAGTTGGGTTCGTATGAAGTCAGCGCGGGAAAGAAGCTTGTGCAGCGGTTCACGGTCAACCTGTTTGATCCGCTGGAGAGCAACCTTGCCACGGCAAAAGATGAATCCATCCACATCGGCCATGTAACGGTTGTCGGGCAGGCTGGCTACGAGCCGGTTCGGCAGGAAATTTGGAAATGGCTGGCCGTGGCTGGGCTGGCCGTGCTCCTGCTAGAGTGGTATATCTACAATCGGCGCGTGTACGTGTAA
- a CDS encoding DUF58 domain-containing protein produces the protein MATVQTPLLSPQLLAQLEKLELISRKIFRGRMKGERRSKRKGQSVEFADFRNYVPGDDLRFVDWNTYARLDKLFLKMFLEEEDLHFYALIDASASMDFGTPTKLQYAKQLAAALGFIGLVRGDRVRVETLGQPARAPGPILRGRRSLWRMLDHLEQIEPGEAVTLAQGVKNFCVRNSGKGILLLITDLMDKAGYESALRYLVSQHMDVYVIQVLSAEEIDPDIKGDLKLLDCEDADVAEITASAPLLARYKRTLAAFIEGARTFCNRRGMNYLMARNDLPVDQLVAGYLRKRGLVK, from the coding sequence ATGGCCACGGTTCAAACGCCGCTGTTGTCGCCGCAGTTATTGGCTCAACTGGAAAAGTTGGAGCTCATCAGCCGCAAAATTTTTCGCGGACGAATGAAAGGGGAACGCCGCAGCAAGCGCAAAGGGCAAAGCGTGGAGTTCGCCGATTTTCGCAATTACGTGCCCGGCGACGATTTGCGGTTTGTCGATTGGAACACGTACGCCCGGCTCGACAAGCTGTTTCTTAAAATGTTTTTGGAGGAGGAAGACCTGCATTTTTATGCGCTGATCGATGCCAGCGCGTCGATGGATTTTGGCACGCCCACCAAATTGCAATACGCCAAGCAATTGGCGGCGGCGCTGGGATTCATCGGGTTGGTGCGCGGCGATCGGGTGCGGGTGGAAACGCTGGGGCAGCCGGCTCGGGCTCCCGGGCCAATTTTGCGCGGCCGGCGAAGCTTATGGCGGATGCTCGATCATTTGGAGCAAATTGAACCCGGCGAAGCGGTGACGCTGGCGCAGGGGGTGAAAAACTTTTGCGTGCGCAACAGTGGCAAAGGCATTCTGCTGTTGATTACTGATTTAATGGACAAGGCCGGTTACGAAAGCGCGCTGCGGTATTTGGTCTCGCAGCACATGGATGTGTACGTCATCCAAGTGCTGAGCGCGGAAGAAATCGATCCGGACATCAAGGGCGATTTGAAGCTTTTGGATTGCGAAGACGCCGACGTGGCGGAAATCACGGCCAGCGCGCCGCTGTTGGCCCGCTACAAACGGACATTGGCGGCGTTCATTGAAGGAGCCCGCACTTTTTGTAATCGCCGGGGAATGAATTACTTGATGGCCCGGAACGATTTGCCGGTCGATCAGTTGGTGGCCGGATATTTGCGGAAACGGGGATTGGTGAAATGA
- a CDS encoding efflux RND transporter periplasmic adaptor subunit, which translates to MSESVPAPAPASPPAKAAIPGRKSKLRRRLIQLALAAIVVAALVIFGVPFVETALTTVSTDDAYVNGHVTFVAPRIPNQVVNVLVDDNNRVHKGDILVQLDKTPYQVIVEVNKALVVTAQAEVNVAEDEVRGMIANARANRFKLEHTIESVNDQIAQLRATVAALDTSKARLARAKADWDRARDVARTPGAISQQEVDLREEGYRVAQAQVTQSLEQVYQIRVGLGLPAQPESGNLTDVPPNLDQNFSTVRQALADLMVSAAPLGITPPSWNATPKEVIDAFYKRDPQGNLDRIYAKLLPEAPAIKLAQAKLQQAQANLDQANLNLSYCDVVAEIDGVITRRNVNPGNNVQVGQGLMAIRSLTDIWIDANFKETQLDELRIGQHVKMRVDMYGRHHEFEGRISGFTMGTGSTLAILPAENATGNFIKVVQRLPVRIDPINYDPDTNPLFIGLSVVPHVYVKEPATGPDAGKFLQPYLPLPTVTRQSETSAIENGTNPEVPADEQKNAIAPSQETNLTGVKSPEAKPPEAKPHEPPTVPDLSQPLPK; encoded by the coding sequence ATGTCTGAATCCGTCCCTGCTCCCGCTCCAGCGTCGCCCCCCGCGAAAGCTGCCATCCCAGGTCGCAAATCTAAACTGCGCCGCCGATTGATTCAGCTTGCGCTGGCGGCAATCGTTGTCGCCGCGCTGGTCATCTTCGGCGTTCCGTTTGTTGAAACCGCGCTCACCACCGTTTCCACCGACGATGCCTACGTCAACGGGCACGTCACCTTTGTTGCGCCGCGCATTCCAAATCAGGTGGTCAACGTGCTGGTCGACGACAACAACCGCGTCCACAAGGGCGATATTCTGGTGCAGCTCGATAAAACGCCGTACCAAGTCATCGTGGAAGTGAACAAGGCGCTGGTGGTCACCGCCCAGGCCGAGGTAAATGTGGCCGAAGACGAAGTCCGCGGCATGATCGCCAACGCCCGGGCCAATCGCTTCAAGTTGGAACACACCATCGAAAGTGTCAACGATCAAATTGCTCAACTGCGCGCCACCGTGGCCGCGCTCGACACCAGCAAAGCCCGCCTAGCCCGCGCCAAAGCCGATTGGGACCGCGCCCGCGATGTGGCTCGCACTCCCGGTGCCATCAGCCAGCAGGAAGTCGATCTGCGCGAGGAAGGCTACCGTGTGGCGCAAGCGCAGGTTACCCAATCGCTGGAGCAGGTGTATCAAATCCGCGTCGGCTTGGGATTGCCCGCTCAGCCGGAGAGCGGCAACTTGACCGACGTGCCACCGAATTTGGATCAAAACTTTTCCACGGTGCGCCAAGCCCTGGCCGATCTCATGGTCAGCGCCGCGCCGCTGGGAATTACGCCTCCCAGTTGGAACGCCACGCCGAAGGAAGTGATCGACGCCTTTTACAAGCGCGATCCACAAGGCAACTTAGACCGCATTTACGCCAAGCTGCTCCCCGAAGCGCCGGCCATCAAACTGGCTCAGGCCAAATTGCAACAGGCCCAGGCGAACTTGGATCAGGCGAATTTGAACCTCAGCTACTGCGACGTGGTGGCCGAAATCGATGGCGTTATCACCCGCCGCAACGTGAACCCCGGCAACAACGTGCAGGTGGGCCAAGGTTTAATGGCCATCCGCTCGCTCACCGATATTTGGATCGACGCCAATTTCAAAGAAACACAGCTCGACGAGCTCCGCATCGGGCAGCATGTGAAAATGCGGGTCGACATGTACGGCCGGCATCACGAATTCGAAGGCCGCATTTCCGGCTTCACCATGGGCACCGGTTCCACGCTGGCAATTTTGCCCGCGGAAAACGCCACGGGCAATTTCATCAAAGTGGTTCAGCGATTGCCGGTGCGCATCGATCCCATCAATTACGATCCCGATACCAACCCGCTGTTCATCGGCCTGTCCGTCGTGCCTCATGTATACGTGAAAGAACCGGCCACCGGGCCCGACGCCGGTAAATTCCTGCAACCATATTTGCCGCTCCCCACGGTCACACGTCAGTCGGAAACTTCGGCGATTGAAAACGGCACCAATCCCGAAGTGCCCGCCGATGAGCAGAAAAATGCAATCGCGCCGTCTCAGGAAACAAATCTTACAGGCGTTAAATCGCCTGAAGCCAAGCCGCCGGAAGCAAAACCGCACGAGCCGCCCACGGTCCCCGATCTTTCTCAGCCGTTGCCGAAGTAG
- a CDS encoding DHA2 family efflux MFS transporter permease subunit, producing the protein MSTAALSLPATPQRAVNPWLVAGAVVIPTFMEVLDTTIANVALRYIAGGLSAAVVDSEWVITSYLAANAVILPISGWISARMGRRNYFMLSITVFTIASMLCGLATSLPELILFRVIQGLAGGGLQPSSQAILIDSFPPERQGGAMTVFGLAALVGPVVGPTLGGYLTDNYNWRWIFYINVPVGLLALGACAATVRDPEYLRQQRSELLKKPLNFDYIGFGLLALGMSCWETFLSKGQQWDWLGDPFWRVQTLLALIIFCFGFFIFREQRIKNPVVNFRPLKERNFLMSCIIIFCAYGVLYAASISLPGLLQSLFNYDAYHSGLVMSPAGLFAIWVLLIGGVLLRFGADARYLIVIGLIVVGAADLWMSYMNLQISPWQVAGPRIVMVMGLSLIFAPLNVAAYMYMPRELRAAAVGLFSLLRNEGGSVGTSIAQTLQERREQFHLLRLNEQLDLFNQNVRTFASGMQNYFFQHTGDAPLSREMTWQALANIRQQQASSLAFFDVFWVAAVVAFALVLLVPLMKRSVAEKGAHVAAD; encoded by the coding sequence ATGAGCACCGCCGCCCTCTCGCTGCCGGCTACTCCGCAACGCGCAGTCAATCCCTGGCTGGTGGCGGGCGCGGTCGTCATTCCCACGTTCATGGAAGTGCTGGATACAACCATTGCCAACGTGGCCCTGCGTTACATTGCCGGCGGCCTCTCGGCGGCGGTGGTCGACAGCGAATGGGTTATCACCAGCTACCTGGCGGCCAACGCGGTCATTTTGCCGATTTCCGGATGGATTTCCGCCCGGATGGGACGCCGCAATTATTTCATGCTTTCAATTACCGTCTTCACAATCGCCAGCATGTTGTGTGGGCTGGCCACGAGCTTGCCGGAATTGATTTTGTTCCGCGTCATTCAAGGCCTGGCCGGCGGCGGATTGCAGCCCAGCAGCCAGGCAATTTTGATCGATTCCTTTCCCCCGGAACGCCAAGGCGGAGCGATGACGGTATTCGGCCTGGCCGCGCTGGTCGGGCCGGTGGTTGGCCCCACACTGGGCGGTTACCTCACCGATAACTACAACTGGCGCTGGATTTTTTACATTAACGTGCCCGTCGGTTTGCTGGCCCTGGGCGCTTGCGCCGCTACGGTGCGCGATCCGGAATATCTTCGCCAGCAGCGTTCCGAGCTGCTCAAAAAGCCGCTGAATTTCGATTACATTGGCTTCGGCCTGTTGGCACTGGGCATGTCGTGCTGGGAAACCTTCCTGAGTAAGGGGCAGCAATGGGATTGGCTGGGCGATCCGTTCTGGCGCGTGCAAACGCTCCTGGCGCTAATCATCTTTTGCTTTGGCTTTTTTATTTTCCGCGAGCAGCGCATCAAAAACCCCGTCGTTAATTTCCGGCCGCTCAAAGAACGCAACTTCCTCATGTCGTGCATTATTATTTTCTGCGCCTATGGCGTGCTGTACGCCGCCAGCATTTCGCTTCCCGGGCTGTTGCAATCGCTGTTTAATTACGATGCCTATCATTCCGGACTGGTGATGTCGCCGGCGGGGCTGTTTGCCATTTGGGTGCTGCTGATTGGCGGCGTGCTGTTGCGGTTCGGCGCGGATGCTCGGTATTTGATTGTCATCGGTCTGATTGTCGTGGGCGCTGCCGATTTGTGGATGAGCTACATGAATTTGCAAATCAGCCCGTGGCAAGTGGCCGGACCGCGAATTGTGATGGTGATGGGCCTGTCGCTGATTTTTGCGCCGCTGAACGTGGCCGCCTACATGTACATGCCGCGCGAGTTGCGGGCCGCCGCCGTCGGCTTGTTCAGCCTGCTGCGCAACGAAGGAGGCAGCGTCGGCACGTCGATTGCCCAAACCCTGCAGGAGCGGCGCGAGCAATTTCACTTGCTGCGCTTAAACGAGCAGCTCGATTTGTTCAATCAGAATGTACGGACCTTCGCCAGCGGCATGCAGAATTACTTTTTCCAGCACACCGGCGATGCGCCCCTGTCGCGCGAAATGACCTGGCAAGCCCTGGCCAACATCCGCCAGCAGCAAGCCAGCTCGCTGGCCTTTTTCGACGTCTTCTGGGTGGCCGCCGTCGTGGCCTTTGCCCTGGTGCTGCTGGTCCCGCTAATGAAACGCTCCGTCGCCGAAAAAGGCGCGCACGTAGCGGCAGATTAA
- a CDS encoding DUF4926 domain-containing protein, with product MIREHDSVVLATDLPEHGLQHGDIGTVVMIHQNGAGYEVEFMTLEGETVAVVSLYASQLRPIAAKEIAHARALEAA from the coding sequence ATGATCCGGGAACACGATAGCGTGGTGCTGGCGACCGACCTGCCGGAGCATGGTTTGCAGCACGGAGATATTGGCACGGTCGTGATGATCCACCAGAACGGAGCGGGCTACGAGGTGGAGTTTATGACGCTGGAAGGCGAAACTGTGGCCGTGGTTTCGCTGTATGCTTCGCAGCTTCGTCCGATCGCTGCCAAAGAAATCGCTCACGCCCGCGCGCTAGAAGCCGCCTGA
- the lpdA gene encoding dihydrolipoyl dehydrogenase, which translates to MTKHDLIVIGGGPGGYIAAIRAAQLGLDTACVERESRLGGTCLRVGCIPSKAMLESSEKFAEVQHKLSEHGVKVSGVALDLPTLLSRKEQVVDVLCKGVESLFRKHKITRYSGWGQLAGPGQVSITADGGAVQQLSAQHIILAPGSKPALLPGIELHSDRVGTSTEALSYAEVPKHLVVVGGGYIGLELSSVWNRLGAKVTVLEFLNRILPGTDSELAGDALKLFQKQGLEFRLGSRVTSARFDTARNICVVECAGAESMECDRVLVAVGRTPATQNLGLETVDVALDSKGRIPVSEGFRTTAAGLYAIGDCIAGPMLAHKAEEDGVACVEGIVTGYSHVDYNLVPSVIYTHPEIAAVGKTEDQLAAEGTPFRKGTFPFRANARARTLADMDGKVKILAHSQTDRVLGVHIMGPRAGDLIAEAAAAMTFGASSEDIARTCHAHPTLSEAVKEAALAVDGRTLNL; encoded by the coding sequence ATGACAAAGCACGATCTCATCGTTATTGGCGGCGGACCGGGCGGTTACATCGCCGCCATTCGCGCAGCCCAACTGGGGCTGGACACCGCCTGCGTGGAACGAGAATCTCGCTTGGGAGGCACGTGTTTGCGGGTCGGCTGCATTCCCAGCAAAGCGATGTTGGAATCGAGCGAGAAATTCGCTGAAGTCCAGCACAAGCTTTCCGAACACGGCGTGAAAGTCAGCGGCGTCGCGCTTGATTTGCCCACCTTGCTCAGTCGCAAAGAGCAAGTGGTCGATGTGCTGTGCAAAGGGGTCGAATCGCTCTTTCGCAAGCATAAAATCACTCGGTATTCCGGCTGGGGCCAGCTTGCCGGACCCGGTCAAGTTTCGATCACCGCCGACGGGGGCGCCGTCCAGCAACTTTCGGCCCAACACATTATTCTCGCGCCGGGAAGTAAGCCCGCGCTGCTGCCAGGCATCGAATTGCACAGCGACCGGGTCGGCACCAGCACCGAAGCGCTGTCGTATGCCGAAGTGCCCAAGCATTTGGTCGTGGTCGGCGGCGGATATATTGGCTTGGAATTGAGTTCGGTTTGGAACCGGCTGGGGGCCAAAGTCACGGTGCTGGAATTTCTGAATCGCATTTTGCCCGGCACCGATAGCGAACTGGCCGGCGATGCACTCAAGCTGTTTCAAAAGCAAGGCCTCGAATTTCGCCTGGGCAGCCGCGTTACTTCGGCCCGGTTCGATACGGCTCGGAATATCTGCGTTGTCGAGTGTGCCGGCGCCGAGTCGATGGAATGCGATCGTGTACTCGTCGCCGTCGGCCGCACACCGGCCACGCAAAACTTGGGTCTGGAAACGGTGGACGTCGCGCTCGATTCCAAGGGCCGAATTCCGGTCTCCGAAGGATTCCGCACCACCGCTGCCGGCCTGTACGCCATTGGCGATTGCATTGCCGGCCCCATGCTCGCTCACAAGGCCGAAGAAGATGGCGTGGCCTGCGTCGAGGGCATCGTCACCGGCTACAGTCACGTCGATTACAATTTGGTGCCGTCGGTCATTTACACGCACCCGGAAATTGCTGCGGTCGGCAAAACGGAAGATCAACTCGCCGCCGAAGGCACGCCGTTTCGCAAGGGAACATTTCCGTTTCGCGCCAACGCCCGGGCTCGTACCCTGGCCGATATGGACGGGAAGGTGAAAATCCTGGCCCATTCGCAAACTGATCGGGTGCTGGGCGTGCATATTATGGGCCCGCGGGCTGGCGATCTGATTGCCGAAGCCGCCGCCGCCATGACGTTCGGGGCCTCCAGCGAAGATATTGCCCGCACCTGCCACGCCCATCCCACTCTGAGCGAGGCGGTGAAGGAAGCGGCCCTGGCCGTCGATGGTCGCACGCTGAATTTGTAA